ACCTGCTCGAAAAAGGCTCCATTGCCCGGGAGGGAACGGCCGAGGCGTTGCGCCAGGACAAACACATCAAAGACGCCTACATCGGTTGATTCGGACGGCGCGTCATTTTTCATTTCGAGGTGTTACGCCCTCGAGCGCTCTCGATTTACGGAAAATGCAGGCTGAGTGCCTCGGCTCTCGACCCCGGGGCGGTTCACAGTACGTTTAATAGACACCACTCTGTGGTATGAGACATCATGGTCAGGCGAATCGACGTACACGGTGAGACGGTCGGCTACTGGAACGCGATGGACGAACTCATGGCGACCCGGATGCACGAAGGAACGTTCGAACCGACGCTCGTGGTGATGCACTGGGATGCAGACCAGCCCTGTCTCGATATCGGCACGCACGAAGATGCAGACCGCATCGATTTCGAACTCGCTCAGGAGGAAGGTTTCGCAGTCGGGCGACGGTACGCCTTCGCCGGGGGGACGGCCGTTCATACGCCAGACTTTCCGAACTTCATGCTCTACTATCGGAAGGAAGATGCGAGCATCCTCTCGGAAGCCGATGCGAGCGGACTTGCCACCGTCGACGGCCTCGAGTCGATCGGTTTTTCGGCAAACTACGATTCGATCGGTGACGTCGAAATCGTCAAAGACGACGCTCGAGTGAAGGTGATGGCGGGTTCGGCGGCGACGATTCACCATCCGGACTACTGGGTGGCGACGATGTCGATCATCTGGGACTTCCCGGAAGAAGGGGCGATTCTCGACGACGCCGTCTCGATACCCGAAGAGAAGTTCAAAGACAAGGACACCGACTCACTTACTGGTCGGATGCAACCGCTCTCGCAGGTACTCGAGGAACTCGGAATCGACGTTTCCAGGGAGGCCGTAATCGACGCTATCACCGAGGCGAACGTCGAGGCCTTACTCGGGCCGGATGAGACAATC
The DNA window shown above is from Natronosalvus amylolyticus and carries:
- a CDS encoding lipoate--protein ligase family protein encodes the protein MVRRIDVHGETVGYWNAMDELMATRMHEGTFEPTLVVMHWDADQPCLDIGTHEDADRIDFELAQEEGFAVGRRYAFAGGTAVHTPDFPNFMLYYRKEDASILSEADASGLATVDGLESIGFSANYDSIGDVEIVKDDARVKVMAGSAATIHHPDYWVATMSIIWDFPEEGAILDDAVSIPEEKFKDKDTDSLTGRMQPLSQVLEELGIDVSREAVIDAITEANVEALLGPDETIVESDWTDEEREYLETLAPFFESDSWRNRVSTARMCRNVPSDARLGQAAFKSRKLINVSVVLDDDDRILDAIIGGDLYIRPHPTITAGGALETMVEAIRGLDATDEAAIEAAIEPVFDRPGTEAPGIDASDIAAPIVRATENTQSVASYLEDA